In Juglans microcarpa x Juglans regia isolate MS1-56 chromosome 4S, Jm3101_v1.0, whole genome shotgun sequence, a single window of DNA contains:
- the LOC121262275 gene encoding nuclear transcription factor Y subunit B-5-like isoform X2 has product MADNRGNKLSIREGFKYHFDGASSTASGEDAALKEQDQLQLPIANVGRIMKQILPPNAKISKEAKETVQECVSEFISFVTGEASDKCHREKRKTVNGDDICCAMATLGFDDYGEPLRRYLDRYRELEEERAQQGKFCNTEEKNMKHGNNL; this is encoded by the exons ATGGCTGATAACAGGGGCAATAAATTAAGCATTAGGGAAGGATTTAAGTACCATTTCGATGGTGCTAGCAGTACTGCTTCGGGTGAAGATGCGGCCCTGAAAGAGCAAGATCAGTTGCAGCTCCCCATAGCTAATGTTGGGAGGATCATGAAGCAGATTCTTCCTCCAAACGCCAAAATCTCCAAGGAAGCCAAAGAAACCGTGCAAGAGTGTGTTTCCGAGTTCATCAGCTTTGTTACTGGAGAAGCCTCGGACAAGTGTCACAGGGAGAAGCGCAAGACAGTGAACGGGGATGATATCTGTTGTGCCATGGCAACCCTAGGATTTGATGACTATGGAGAGCCGTTGAGAAGGTATTTGGATAGGTATAGGGAGTTGGAAGAGGAGAGAGCCCAACAAGGCAAGTTCTGCAACACTGAAGAAAAGAAC ATGAAGCATGGTAACAATCTCTag
- the LOC121262275 gene encoding nuclear transcription factor Y subunit B-4-like isoform X1 translates to MADNRGNKLSIREGFKYHFDGASSTASGEDAALKEQDQLQLPIANVGRIMKQILPPNAKISKEAKETVQECVSEFISFVTGEASDKCHREKRKTVNGDDICCAMATLGFDDYGEPLRRYLDRYRELEEERAQQGKFCNTEEKNMKHGLVNVGTFGG, encoded by the exons ATGGCTGATAACAGGGGCAATAAATTAAGCATTAGGGAAGGATTTAAGTACCATTTCGATGGTGCTAGCAGTACTGCTTCGGGTGAAGATGCGGCCCTGAAAGAGCAAGATCAGTTGCAGCTCCCCATAGCTAATGTTGGGAGGATCATGAAGCAGATTCTTCCTCCAAACGCCAAAATCTCCAAGGAAGCCAAAGAAACCGTGCAAGAGTGTGTTTCCGAGTTCATCAGCTTTGTTACTGGAGAAGCCTCGGACAAGTGTCACAGGGAGAAGCGCAAGACAGTGAACGGGGATGATATCTGTTGTGCCATGGCAACCCTAGGATTTGATGACTATGGAGAGCCGTTGAGAAGGTATTTGGATAGGTATAGGGAGTTGGAAGAGGAGAGAGCCCAACAAGGCAAGTTCTGCAACACTGAAGAA AAAAACATGAAGCATG GTTTGGTAAATGTGGGTACGTTTGGTGGTTGA